A DNA window from Litorilinea aerophila contains the following coding sequences:
- a CDS encoding class I SAM-dependent methyltransferase encodes MDEPTQKKQLVQRQFGAHAHAYATSPVHARGASLARLVELVQPERPWQVLDIATAAGHTAFAFAPHVAHVVATDLTPEMLGVAARLAAEKGLANLSFQQADAEDLPFPPGRFDLVTCRIAPHHFPHIDRFLAEAARVLRPGGILAVVDNVVPGPGDAGEAADEALLAAGRYINDFERLRDPSHHRALSLGEWLAALEGAGFHLLHQETAPKRMEFQPWAERMGAAPETIQLLRSMLEDAPPAARDFLRPELSDGQLFFYLTEAILVASHG; translated from the coding sequence GTGGACGAACCGACGCAGAAGAAACAATTGGTGCAGCGCCAGTTTGGTGCCCATGCCCATGCCTACGCCACCAGCCCGGTTCACGCCCGGGGGGCCAGCCTGGCCCGCTTGGTAGAACTGGTGCAGCCCGAGCGCCCCTGGCAGGTGCTGGACATTGCCACAGCGGCTGGCCATACCGCCTTTGCCTTTGCGCCCCATGTGGCCCATGTGGTCGCCACTGATCTCACTCCGGAAATGCTGGGCGTGGCCGCCCGCCTGGCTGCGGAAAAGGGGCTGGCCAACCTTTCTTTTCAACAGGCCGATGCGGAGGACCTCCCCTTTCCGCCCGGGCGTTTCGACCTGGTGACCTGTCGCATCGCTCCCCACCATTTTCCCCACATCGACCGTTTCCTGGCTGAGGCTGCCCGGGTGCTGCGGCCAGGGGGGATCCTGGCCGTGGTGGATAACGTGGTGCCAGGGCCCGGGGATGCCGGTGAAGCTGCCGATGAAGCCCTGCTGGCAGCCGGTCGATACATCAACGACTTCGAACGGCTGCGGGATCCCAGTCACCACCGGGCCCTGAGCCTGGGCGAGTGGCTGGCGGCCCTGGAGGGTGCCGGCTTCCACCTGCTCCACCAGGAGACCGCGCCCAAGCGCATGGAGTTCCAGCCCTGGGCCGAACGTATGGGCGCGGCGCCAGAGACCATCCAGCTGCTGCGGAGCATGCTGGAGGACGCGCCGCCGGCAGCCCGGGACTTCTTGCGTCCGGAGCTCAGCGACGGCCAGCTCTTCTTCTACTTGACCGAGGCCATCCTGGTGGCGTCCCACGGATAG
- a CDS encoding alkaline phosphatase family protein, whose product MRSHRPSPRRVLIIGADGLRPDLLDPQLMPTVAALAARGARSQEHHAVYPTHTRVNISTLATGTTPGHHGIVANTMLVPHATEDHIVDTSNYQHIQALEAASRGRALLTPSLGDLLAQRGERVAVAATSSSGAAMLWTHRHLSRVVNPNSAYGIADFYDLREKLGEVPPREESAARQHYAAAAVTDLFLDDPANRVIVLWLNEPDNSQHYHGLGSPEARKALQVVDDCVARVLQGLEARGLRDQFDIFFISDHGHSTVAAHNTLRDYLQQAAAEIGRPLPPLATASDYIYGLPGTAEPTAAELAPLVAWLLAQPWTGVVLAGRPDLASLPGVIHLERVWQGHLNARRPLLAVSPRWSHAPSEAGVPGTVMSLTTQSALRSSHGSLSPYDLHALFIANGPSFQEGLLSSLPTGAIDLLPTVLTLLQLPVPSHVDGRVLWELLADAQGEPGEPRDEVVGPERSAADLTDPQLQLHRVGATSYLHGALQPDTRYPWDATRMASVK is encoded by the coding sequence ATGCGTTCACATCGGCCATCACCCCGGCGCGTGCTGATCATCGGCGCCGACGGCCTCCGCCCGGACCTTTTGGATCCCCAGCTCATGCCGACCGTGGCTGCACTGGCCGCGAGGGGCGCCCGCAGCCAAGAACACCACGCGGTCTACCCGACCCACACCCGGGTCAATATCAGCACCCTGGCCACCGGCACCACGCCGGGCCACCACGGCATCGTGGCCAACACCATGTTGGTCCCCCATGCCACGGAAGACCACATTGTCGATACCTCCAACTATCAGCACATCCAGGCCCTGGAGGCGGCCAGCCGCGGCCGCGCGCTCCTGACCCCCAGCCTGGGCGATCTGCTGGCCCAACGGGGCGAGCGGGTCGCCGTAGCCGCCACCAGTAGCTCGGGTGCGGCCATGCTCTGGACCCACCGCCATCTGAGCCGTGTGGTGAACCCCAACAGCGCCTACGGCATCGCCGACTTCTACGACCTGCGGGAAAAGCTGGGTGAAGTGCCCCCCCGGGAGGAAAGTGCCGCCCGCCAGCACTACGCCGCCGCGGCCGTGACCGACCTCTTTCTGGATGATCCGGCCAATCGGGTGATCGTTCTATGGCTGAACGAGCCAGACAACAGTCAGCACTACCACGGGCTGGGCTCGCCGGAAGCCCGGAAAGCGCTGCAGGTGGTCGACGACTGTGTGGCCAGGGTGCTCCAAGGGCTGGAGGCGCGCGGCCTGCGTGACCAGTTCGATATCTTCTTCATCTCTGACCATGGCCATTCCACCGTAGCCGCCCACAATACCCTGCGGGACTACCTGCAGCAGGCCGCGGCCGAGATAGGCCGTCCCCTGCCTCCCCTGGCCACGGCCAGCGACTACATCTATGGGTTGCCGGGCACGGCAGAACCCACAGCCGCGGAGCTTGCGCCCCTGGTGGCCTGGCTGCTGGCCCAACCCTGGACCGGAGTGGTCCTGGCCGGTCGGCCGGATCTGGCCAGCCTGCCAGGCGTCATCCATCTGGAACGGGTCTGGCAGGGCCATCTCAACGCTCGCCGCCCTCTCCTCGCCGTCTCACCCCGCTGGAGCCATGCGCCCAGCGAAGCCGGCGTGCCGGGCACCGTCATGTCCCTCACCACCCAGTCGGCGCTGCGCTCTTCCCACGGCTCCCTGTCGCCCTACGACCTCCACGCGCTCTTCATCGCCAACGGCCCCAGCTTCCAGGAAGGGCTGCTCTCCTCCCTGCCCACTGGCGCCATCGATCTGCTGCCCACGGTGCTTACCCTGTTGCAATTGCCCGTTCCCTCGCATGTCGACGGTCGGGTGCTGTGGGAACTCCTGGCCGATGCCCAGGGCGAGCCCGGGGAACCGCGGGATGAAGTGGTCGGGCCAGAGCGGTCTGCGGCCGATCTGACCGACCCGCAGCTCCAGCTCCACCGGGTGGGCGCCACCAGCTACCTGCACGGCGCGCTGCAGCCCGACACCCGCTATCCGTGGGACGCCACCAGGATGGCCTCGGTCAAGTAG
- the dnaA gene encoding chromosomal replication initiator protein DnaA, with translation MVTDQATGPDSAPGVEVPGESVTPEEETKPGDSLLQAWAEASPGGDLCPAEQPTAGDQFDPHVIWQMALSELALQMPSATYDTWVRDTVVVAYEDGEFIIGMPNAYARDWLENRLRHNIKRTLSSIMNRSVQVQFRVCPRTQAAEAVAPQAPLYAMALDEEESSSRTPPQGEGTEVTVHKRLPGNRPATGGSSGLPPASSGSSPRPRLASQLNPAHTFDTFVVGNHNRLAHAAALAVVDTPGQSFNPLFIYGGVGLGKTHLLNAIGNAALERGYQMLYCSSEQFTNELISAIRNQSTEEFRNKYRQVDILLIDDIQFIGGKESTQEEFFHTFNHLHAAGRQVVLSSDRPPKALATLEERLRSRFEGGLQADIAQPDFETRVAILQSKANKLGIPVAYDVLLLIAERVDSNIRELEGALNRLCLQARLVGRSIDLAFARSILDDLAPQRVACTPGEVIRIVAQHFNLRPEDLTGRRRTKDVATARQIAMYLLREDNGLSLPAIGEQLGGRDHSTVRYGVEKVAEDLVRDEALRLTIMTLRDKIYVPMA, from the coding sequence GTGGTCACAGATCAGGCCACCGGGCCGGACTCGGCCCCAGGGGTAGAGGTCCCAGGGGAGTCGGTCACCCCGGAAGAGGAGACAAAACCCGGGGATTCGCTCCTCCAGGCGTGGGCGGAGGCCTCGCCGGGGGGCGACCTTTGCCCGGCCGAACAGCCGACGGCAGGCGATCAGTTCGATCCCCATGTCATCTGGCAGATGGCCCTGAGCGAACTGGCCCTGCAGATGCCCTCCGCCACCTATGATACCTGGGTGCGGGATACGGTGGTGGTGGCCTACGAAGATGGCGAATTTATCATCGGCATGCCCAACGCCTACGCCCGGGACTGGCTGGAAAATCGGCTCCGCCATAACATCAAGCGCACCCTGAGCAGCATCATGAACCGTTCGGTGCAGGTGCAATTCCGGGTGTGTCCCCGGACCCAGGCGGCTGAGGCAGTGGCTCCCCAGGCGCCGCTCTACGCCATGGCGCTGGATGAGGAGGAGTCCTCCAGCCGAACGCCGCCCCAGGGGGAGGGGACCGAGGTGACCGTCCACAAGCGACTGCCGGGCAATCGGCCGGCCACGGGCGGGTCGTCCGGCCTGCCGCCGGCCAGCTCGGGCAGCAGCCCACGACCGCGCCTGGCCAGCCAGTTGAACCCGGCCCATACCTTCGACACCTTCGTGGTGGGCAATCACAATCGCCTGGCCCACGCGGCCGCTTTGGCCGTGGTCGACACGCCGGGCCAGAGCTTCAATCCCCTCTTCATCTACGGCGGCGTGGGCCTGGGTAAAACCCACCTGCTGAACGCCATCGGGAATGCGGCCCTGGAGCGGGGCTACCAGATGCTCTACTGCTCGTCGGAGCAGTTCACCAACGAACTTATCAGTGCCATTCGGAATCAAAGCACCGAAGAATTCCGCAATAAATACCGCCAGGTGGATATCCTGCTCATCGACGATATCCAGTTCATCGGCGGCAAAGAGAGTACCCAGGAAGAATTTTTCCACACCTTCAACCATCTCCACGCTGCGGGGCGCCAGGTGGTACTCAGCAGCGACCGCCCACCCAAGGCCCTGGCCACCCTGGAGGAGCGGCTGCGGAGCCGGTTTGAAGGCGGGCTACAGGCGGATATCGCCCAGCCCGACTTCGAAACCCGGGTGGCCATCCTCCAGTCCAAGGCGAACAAGCTGGGGATCCCGGTGGCCTACGACGTCCTCCTGCTGATTGCCGAACGGGTGGACAGCAACATTCGGGAGCTGGAAGGCGCGCTCAATCGCCTGTGCCTCCAGGCCCGGCTGGTGGGCCGCTCCATCGACCTGGCCTTCGCGCGCAGCATCCTGGATGACCTGGCCCCCCAGCGCGTCGCCTGCACGCCCGGGGAAGTGATCCGCATCGTCGCCCAGCACTTCAACCTGCGCCCCGAGGATCTCACCGGCCGCCGGCGCACCAAGGACGTCGCAACGGCCCGCCAGATTGCCATGTACCTCCTGCGGGAGGACAACGGCCTCTCCTTGCCGGCCATCGGCGAGCAACTGGGGGGCCGAGATCACAGCACCGTTCGCTACGGCGTCGAAAAGGTGGCCGAAGACCTGGTACGGGACGAGGCGTTGCGGCTTACCATCATGACCCTGCGGGACAAAATTTACGTGCCCATGGCCTGA